From the genome of Bacteroidota bacterium, one region includes:
- a CDS encoding DedA family protein, translating to MKNFLDYFLHLDQKLELLIGEYGVYIYLILFLIIFVETGLVVMPFLPGDSLLFAAGSFAAVGYLNIWYLLILLFIAAVIGDTINYMLGQKIGLKVLHWKIGGKQLVKQKYIDQTHEFYEKHGSKAIILARFMPIVRTFAPFVAGIGEMNYKKFISFNLIGGAIWVVSLLFLGYFFGQIPIIKHNFEKVILLIIFLSILPMFIEIYKMRKK from the coding sequence ATGAAAAACTTTCTTGACTATTTCCTTCACCTCGACCAAAAGCTGGAATTACTTATTGGTGAATATGGTGTGTACATCTACTTGATTCTATTTTTAATAATTTTTGTAGAAACCGGCTTGGTGGTAATGCCTTTTTTGCCTGGAGATTCCTTGCTGTTTGCAGCCGGAAGTTTTGCAGCTGTAGGATATCTGAATATTTGGTACTTACTAATTTTACTTTTTATTGCTGCGGTAATTGGCGATACAATAAACTATATGCTTGGTCAGAAAATCGGACTAAAGGTGCTGCATTGGAAAATTGGGGGTAAACAATTGGTAAAACAAAAATACATTGACCAAACTCATGAGTTTTATGAAAAGCATGGCTCAAAAGCAATAATATTGGCTCGTTTTATGCCCATTGTGCGCACCTTTGCGCCTTTTGTGGCAGGTATTGGTGAAATGAATTACAAAAAATTTATTTCGTTTAATCTAATTGGCGGTGCTATTTGGGTTGTGTCTTTACTTTTCTTAGGTTATTTTTTCGGGCAAATACCAATTATTAAACACAATTTCGAAAAAGTAATTTTGCTAATTATTTTTCTTTCCATATTACCTATGTTTATTGAGATATATAAAATGCGTAAAAAATAA
- a CDS encoding rhodanese-like domain-containing protein — MKEITVSELKQLLDSKEDFQLIDVREQHEAEIATIGGELIPMGEVMLNLDKISKAKKVVVHCRSGGRSGAIVQALEKQGFTNLYNLKGGITAWSNEIDPSVPKY; from the coding sequence ATGAAAGAAATTACTGTATCAGAACTTAAACAACTATTGGATTCAAAAGAAGATTTTCAATTAATTGATGTGCGTGAGCAGCATGAAGCTGAAATAGCGACCATTGGTGGAGAGCTAATTCCAATGGGAGAAGTAATGCTCAATTTAGATAAAATATCTAAAGCAAAAAAAGTAGTAGTTCACTGCCGCTCCGGAGGACGCTCTGGTGCTATTGTTCAAGCGCTAGAAAAACAAGGCTTTACCAATTTATACAATTTAAAAGGCGGTATTACAGCTTGGTCGAACGAAATTGATCCATCTGTTCCGAAATATTAA
- a CDS encoding sigma-70 family RNA polymerase sigma factor, translated as MEQLDSNNLSEKAIYDIKLVERAIANGDQKAYAELMTRYRDSVYFMLLKMVNNKEDADDLTIEAFGKAFKRLQQYTPNFAFSTWLFKIASNNCIDFIRKKKLNNSYSIDKTFTNEDGSQSSVDLRSDSLDPEENVIKKQKVELMRDVVEKLKPRYRQLVELRYFEELSYEEISDKLELPVGTVKAQLFRAREFLANILKTSEGKF; from the coding sequence ATGGAACAATTAGATTCTAATAATTTATCAGAAAAAGCTATTTACGACATTAAACTTGTTGAAAGAGCAATTGCAAATGGTGATCAAAAAGCTTATGCAGAGCTGATGACAAGGTATCGTGATTCTGTTTATTTCATGCTATTAAAAATGGTTAACAATAAAGAGGATGCAGACGATTTAACCATTGAAGCGTTTGGGAAAGCATTTAAACGATTGCAACAATACACACCAAATTTTGCTTTTAGTACATGGCTGTTTAAAATAGCATCTAATAATTGTATCGATTTTATAAGAAAAAAGAAGTTAAATAATTCGTATTCTATTGATAAAACATTTACAAATGAAGACGGCAGCCAAAGCTCAGTAGATTTACGCTCAGATTCATTAGACCCGGAGGAAAATGTAATTAAAAAGCAGAAGGTAGAGTTGATGCGAGACGTAGTTGAAAAACTTAAACCTCGCTATCGCCAATTGGTTGAATTGCGTTATTTTGAAGAGTTATCTTACGAAGAAATATCGGATAAGTTAGAATTGCCTGTTGGTACTGTTAAAGCTCAATTATTTAGAGCAAGAGAATTTTTAGCGAATATTCTTAAAACTTCAGAAGGAAAATTTTAA
- the tgt gene encoding tRNA guanosine(34) transglycosylase Tgt, which translates to MKFNISQTDTASKARAGVIETDHGVIETPIFMPVGTVGTVKAVHQHELKNDVKAQIILGNTYHLYLRPQLPIIEQAGGLHKFIGWDGNMLTDSGGYQVFSLANSRKITEEGVKFTSHIDGSKHLFTPEHVMDIERTIGADIMMAFDECTPYPCDFEYARKSMELTHRWLDRCIKRFDETVPKYGYAQALFPIVQGSTYKDLRVKSAETIASKGREGNAIGGLSVGEPAEMMYEMTELVCDILPKDKPRYLMGVGTPINIIESIALGIDMMDCVMPTRNARHGILFTSEGVINIKNEKWKNDLSPLDSNGTSYVDSAYSKAYLRHLFHAQEFLAAQIASLHNLAFYLWLVKEARKNILAGTFVEWKNKMVVKLGQRL; encoded by the coding sequence GTGAAATTTAACATATCACAAACAGATACTGCATCCAAGGCTAGAGCAGGAGTTATAGAAACGGATCATGGCGTAATTGAAACTCCAATATTTATGCCTGTTGGAACTGTTGGAACAGTAAAAGCTGTTCATCAGCATGAATTAAAAAACGATGTAAAAGCTCAAATAATACTAGGCAACACCTACCATCTTTATTTACGCCCGCAGCTGCCAATTATAGAGCAGGCAGGCGGCTTGCATAAGTTTATTGGCTGGGATGGCAACATGCTTACGGATAGTGGAGGATATCAAGTTTTTTCACTGGCTAATAGCCGAAAGATTACAGAAGAAGGTGTAAAATTCACATCGCATATTGATGGATCAAAACATTTATTTACACCCGAACATGTAATGGACATAGAGCGCACCATTGGTGCAGATATTATGATGGCTTTTGATGAGTGCACCCCCTACCCTTGCGACTTTGAATATGCAAGAAAGTCAATGGAGTTGACACACAGATGGCTTGACAGATGTATCAAACGCTTTGACGAAACAGTACCAAAATATGGTTATGCACAAGCTTTATTCCCAATTGTGCAAGGCAGCACCTACAAAGACTTAAGAGTAAAATCTGCTGAAACAATTGCATCTAAAGGGAGAGAAGGAAATGCTATTGGAGGACTTTCTGTTGGTGAACCAGCTGAAATGATGTACGAAATGACAGAATTAGTGTGCGATATTTTACCAAAAGACAAACCACGCTATTTAATGGGTGTAGGAACACCCATAAACATTATTGAATCAATTGCATTGGGAATAGATATGATGGATTGTGTAATGCCTACCCGCAATGCCCGACATGGCATTTTATTCACCAGCGAAGGTGTTATAAATATCAAAAATGAAAAATGGAAAAATGATCTTTCCCCTTTAGATTCAAACGGTACAAGTTATGTTGACAGTGCCTACTCTAAGGCATATTTAAGACACTTATTTCATGCACAAGAATTTTTGGCTGCTCAAATTGCATCGTTACACAATCTTGCCTTCTATTTGTGGTTAGTTAAAGAAGCAAGAAAAAATATACTTGCAGGAACGTTTGTAGAATGGAAAAATAAAATGGTTGTCAAATTAGGTCAGCGACTTTAA
- a CDS encoding shikimate dehydrogenase, translating into MQEFGLIGKQLSHSFSKNYFTAKFENEKILNCSYSLFELKNSSEIPSLISSNPNLIGLNITIPFKKDVLAYLDFQSPEVKEIGAANTIKIKRYNQSYILEGYNTDAYGFEYSLLKLLPTKNISALVLGTGGASNAVCYVLKKNNINYTLVSRTKKSNTFIYSELTESIIRNHALIINTTPLGMYPNVTSYPPIPYQYLTAEHVLFDLIYNPEETLFLKQGKLMGTKTSNGLEMLEKQAEKAWEIWQE; encoded by the coding sequence ATGCAAGAATTTGGTTTAATTGGCAAGCAACTTTCACACTCATTTTCCAAGAATTATTTTACCGCTAAATTCGAAAACGAAAAAATTTTAAATTGCTCGTATTCACTATTTGAATTAAAAAATAGTAGTGAAATACCTAGTTTAATTTCATCAAACCCAAATCTGATTGGATTAAATATTACGATTCCATTTAAAAAGGATGTACTTGCATATTTAGATTTTCAATCGCCCGAAGTAAAAGAGATAGGTGCTGCCAACACTATAAAAATTAAGCGTTATAACCAATCATATATTTTAGAAGGTTACAATACGGATGCGTATGGATTTGAATATTCTTTATTAAAACTTTTACCTACTAAGAATATTTCAGCATTAGTTTTAGGTACAGGTGGGGCTTCTAATGCAGTATGTTATGTGCTAAAAAAAAACAATATCAATTACACACTTGTTTCTAGAACAAAGAAAAGCAACACATTTATCTACTCCGAATTAACAGAATCTATTATCCGCAACCACGCTTTAATAATAAACACAACTCCGCTAGGTATGTACCCCAATGTAACAAGCTACCCTCCTATTCCTTATCAATACTTAACTGCTGAACACGTACTATTTGATTTGATATACAACCCGGAGGAAACATTGTTTTTAAAACAAGGGAAATTAATGGGAACTAAAACTAGTAATGGATTAGAAATGCTAGAAAAGCAAGCCGAAAAAGCTTGGGAGATTTGGCAAGAATAA
- the hxpB gene encoding hexitol phosphatase HxpB translates to MIKAVIFDMDGLLIDSEPLWQEAEIEEFQKVGVKLTKELCMQTMGLRLDEVVKHWHSQYPWNNLSLEEVEKNVITKLTTLIKDKGQPLPGVFATINLLVDLKMPIAIASSSPLNLIHAVAEKFNIKHLFHTIHSAEFEKKGKPDPAIFISTAKFLSVTAESCLVFEDSYNGLLAAKNAGMKTVCVPNQDYYTNKKFDIADLKINSLEDFTLEHLNQFNREI, encoded by the coding sequence ATGATAAAAGCCGTAATTTTTGACATGGATGGGTTGTTAATTGACTCAGAACCTCTTTGGCAAGAGGCAGAAATAGAGGAGTTCCAAAAAGTGGGAGTGAAATTAACTAAAGAGCTTTGCATGCAAACGATGGGATTACGCCTTGATGAGGTGGTTAAACACTGGCATTCCCAATACCCATGGAATAATTTATCATTAGAAGAAGTAGAAAAAAATGTAATCACAAAACTTACAACACTTATAAAAGATAAGGGACAGCCTTTACCAGGTGTATTTGCAACAATAAATTTATTGGTAGACTTAAAAATGCCCATTGCAATTGCGTCTTCTTCTCCGTTGAATTTGATTCATGCCGTAGCAGAAAAATTCAACATAAAACACTTGTTTCATACTATTCACTCTGCAGAGTTTGAAAAAAAGGGGAAGCCCGATCCTGCAATATTTATTAGCACTGCGAAATTTTTAAGTGTTACCGCTGAATCTTGTTTGGTATTTGAAGATTCTTACAACGGCTTACTTGCAGCTAAAAATGCGGGTATGAAAACTGTTTGTGTGCCTAATCAAGATTATTATACCAACAAAAAATTTGATATCGCAGATTTAAAAATTAATTCCTTAGAGGACTTTACATTAGAGCATTTAAACCAATTTAATCGTGAAATTTAA
- a CDS encoding glycosyltransferase yields the protein MILDFELIGLVVAGVFFLALLIQLYFLLFVFYKLAFFKKKESSLNFIPVSVIICARNEEQNLVKNLASILEQEYPTYEVVVVNDCSYDNTADILEEFANKHSHLKIVTIKEDEQHMHGKKFAVMVGIKGAKYEHLLFTDADCKPYSKKWIEAMAGNFTDSKKVVLGYGAYEKGKGFLSKLIRFDAFLIAFQYLSFAIAKKPYMGVGRNLSYTKKLFFDNKGFASHYHIKSGDDDLFVNEVATTDNCAVEFSHESITVSKSKKSLKEWMRQKRRHASTFSHYKSSSKNNLVLLGVGTYLFWVAFIALLILQYEVYVILGAFVFRMLLQMIIFNSAMKKLNEKDLFWILPILEISILLFYPLLSISKLFAPKNRWNN from the coding sequence ATGATATTGGACTTCGAATTGATAGGTTTAGTTGTTGCAGGTGTTTTTTTTCTTGCTTTGCTTATTCAATTGTATTTTTTGTTATTCGTGTTTTATAAGCTAGCTTTTTTTAAGAAGAAAGAATCCTCCTTAAATTTTATACCAGTTTCTGTAATTATATGTGCGCGTAATGAGGAACAAAATTTAGTAAAAAATTTGGCATCTATTTTAGAGCAAGAGTATCCTACATACGAAGTAGTAGTGGTAAATGATTGCTCATACGACAATACTGCGGATATACTAGAAGAGTTTGCTAATAAGCATAGCCATCTCAAAATTGTTACTATAAAAGAAGATGAACAACACATGCATGGCAAAAAATTTGCTGTAATGGTTGGTATTAAAGGTGCAAAATATGAGCACTTGCTGTTTACCGATGCCGATTGTAAGCCGTATAGTAAAAAATGGATTGAAGCAATGGCGGGCAATTTTACCGATTCAAAAAAGGTAGTTTTAGGTTACGGTGCTTATGAAAAAGGGAAAGGCTTTTTAAGTAAGTTAATTCGTTTTGATGCATTTCTAATTGCGTTTCAATATTTGTCGTTTGCGATTGCAAAAAAGCCATATATGGGCGTTGGTAGAAATTTATCTTATACCAAGAAATTATTTTTTGACAATAAGGGATTTGCTTCTCATTACCATATTAAATCGGGAGATGATGATTTGTTTGTAAATGAAGTAGCAACAACAGATAATTGTGCAGTTGAATTTTCTCATGAAAGCATTACCGTGTCTAAATCCAAAAAATCATTAAAAGAATGGATGCGCCAAAAAAGAAGACACGCAAGTACATTTAGTCACTATAAAAGTTCATCAAAGAATAACCTTGTTTTATTAGGTGTAGGAACTTATCTTTTTTGGGTAGCCTTCATTGCATTGTTAATATTGCAATATGAAGTTTATGTTATTTTGGGAGCATTTGTTTTTAGAATGTTGCTACAAATGATTATATTCAATAGTGCAATGAAAAAACTTAATGAAAAAGATTTGTTTTGGATACTTCCAATACTTGAAATTTCAATTTTATTGTTTTATCCATTGCTTAGTATTTCAAAATTATTTGCGCCAAAAAATAGATGGAACAATTAG
- the dacB gene encoding D-alanyl-D-alanine carboxypeptidase/D-alanyl-D-alanine-endopeptidase, with the protein MNRKQVIALIVVFVAIIVLTSAFYLYFLFPSQPTIKAVPDRKISLFPKKREKVVNPPTLDSLLIAIKNLAEGDSMRHGNFGFYLASLDSGNVLAEYNSELSLVPASVLKTVTTGVALAKLGPGFTYTTRLQYDGTIDKAKKTLNGNIYIKGMGDPSLGSPVFYEKGEKDVLARWLAAIKSLGVDTINGSIIGDDSEVDNDPISVGWAWEDIQSDYGVGPSGLSFRENLFDVYLTGGSPHFKVDPAVPQLKLYNKVAGSVGPIKNYAYVTGGPYLNEKVILGEVEKGAEFKIQSAVPDAPLFCAFNLFNTLRENKIIIRDSINTIRVLNNNDKKLLLPRTTINTIYSPALASLVYHTNHVSQNFYAESILRTMSLMEHGYGSTAGGTNVVYKYFTGKDIRLGGFYMVDGSGLSRFDGICTRQLAQMLRVFAMDSTVFPAFYNSLPIAGQSGTLSSICKGTCAEKNIRAKSGYMTRVRSYAGYVTTKGNQKLVFAMIANNHGYDVMGMRGKLEELMVKMAELE; encoded by the coding sequence ATGAACAGAAAACAAGTTATTGCATTAATTGTTGTATTTGTTGCAATCATAGTATTGACAAGTGCGTTTTATCTGTATTTTTTATTTCCTTCTCAACCTACTATAAAAGCTGTTCCAGATAGAAAAATTAGTTTATTTCCAAAGAAGAGAGAAAAAGTAGTTAATCCTCCAACTTTAGACAGTTTGCTTATCGCTATTAAGAATCTTGCCGAAGGAGATTCTATGAGACATGGCAACTTTGGTTTTTATTTGGCATCATTAGATAGTGGAAATGTTTTGGCAGAGTATAATAGCGAATTAAGTTTGGTGCCTGCCTCAGTATTAAAAACCGTTACTACTGGAGTTGCATTGGCTAAATTGGGTCCCGGATTTACTTATACAACTAGATTGCAGTACGATGGAACTATTGATAAAGCAAAGAAAACGTTAAATGGCAATATTTATATTAAAGGAATGGGGGATCCTTCTCTCGGATCTCCTGTTTTTTATGAAAAGGGAGAGAAGGATGTTTTAGCTAGATGGCTTGCCGCAATTAAATCGTTAGGTGTTGATACTATCAATGGTTCTATAATAGGCGATGACAGTGAGGTTGATAATGATCCAATTTCTGTAGGTTGGGCATGGGAAGATATTCAAAGTGATTATGGTGTTGGACCAAGTGGACTTTCTTTTCGCGAAAATTTGTTTGATGTCTATTTGACTGGAGGTAGTCCCCATTTTAAAGTTGATCCTGCTGTTCCTCAATTAAAACTGTATAATAAAGTTGCTGGCAGTGTAGGTCCAATAAAAAATTATGCCTACGTAACAGGTGGTCCTTACTTAAATGAAAAAGTAATATTGGGTGAAGTAGAGAAAGGCGCTGAATTTAAGATTCAGTCGGCCGTTCCAGACGCACCTCTTTTTTGTGCATTTAATTTATTTAACACACTTAGAGAAAATAAGATTATTATTCGTGATTCTATCAATACAATTCGTGTATTAAACAATAACGATAAAAAACTACTATTACCTAGAACTACCATAAATACAATTTATTCACCTGCTTTAGCATCACTTGTATATCATACAAATCATGTGAGTCAGAACTTTTATGCTGAATCTATTTTACGTACGATGTCTTTAATGGAACATGGGTATGGAAGTACTGCCGGAGGAACGAATGTGGTGTATAAATATTTTACAGGAAAAGATATTCGGTTGGGAGGCTTTTACATGGTTGATGGTAGTGGACTTTCCAGGTTTGATGGTATTTGTACTAGGCAATTAGCTCAAATGCTGAGAGTGTTTGCAATGGATAGCACAGTTTTTCCTGCGTTTTACAACTCTTTACCAATCGCTGGTCAATCCGGAACCCTAAGTTCAATTTGTAAAGGAACATGCGCAGAAAAAAATATTAGAGCAAAAAGTGGCTATATGACCCGTGTTCGTTCGTATGCGGGTTATGTTACAACAAAAGGAAATCAAAAATTAGTCTTTGCCATGATTGCCAATAATCATGGATACGATGTGATGGGAATGCGCGGCAAGCTGGAGGAATTAATGGTTAAAATGGCTGAGTTGGAATAG
- a CDS encoding tetratricopeptide repeat protein, whose product MLKILLNKSTYKFIFVSAFLFVGCSNQQDKNVSSSNTTIKSIGYLNHSDTATYVEKQACRLCHQSIYDSFIQTGMGQSFDTASSTKSASFGLKESGIYDKFLNLHYQAYWKSDQFYFNEFRLANKDTTHSRVEQVDYIIGSGQHTNSHLLNSNGYLYQMPMTFYTQKKHWDLPPGFESGNNTRFSRKIGLECMSCHNGYPDFVVGSENKYSKVQNGIDCERCHGPGSIHVEKKSAGEKIDTSKYIDYSIVNPAKLPIDLQFDLCQRCHLQGNAVLKEGKSFYDFKPGMKLSEVMTVFLPRYNDSEESFIMASHADRLKQSKCFLASSVNAQTKNELKPYKNGLTCVTCHNPHVSVKKLNSNHFNAVCSSCHKSSSACAELESKRLAVSNNCVSCHMPKSGSSDIPHVSITDHFIRKPLDKKKIAEIRKFVRLAAINQKNPDSITIAKAYLNQYEKFEQEKFYLDSASNYLSNNNYSKEKLRELIRYYFFKADNTQLVSFAEKNKLLTQFNSKSWMNDDAWACYRVGQAYQQLGNTVQAYSYYQRAIELAPFILDFKNKYATTLIALDKSKEAETILRDIIKEDGKYAAAYCNLGYLLLLQGNSLEAEKNYKIALSLDPNYEQALLNLAGLCIYKKDNTKALYYVREVLKVNPNNNTAKSIFQQLN is encoded by the coding sequence TTGCTAAAAATTCTATTAAATAAAAGCACTTACAAATTTATTTTTGTAAGTGCTTTTTTGTTTGTAGGATGTTCTAATCAACAGGATAAAAATGTATCATCATCCAACACCACAATCAAATCAATAGGATACCTAAATCATTCTGATACGGCCACTTATGTTGAAAAGCAAGCGTGTCGACTTTGTCATCAATCCATTTACGATAGTTTTATTCAAACCGGGATGGGCCAATCTTTTGATACGGCATCATCCACAAAGAGTGCTTCGTTTGGACTTAAAGAATCTGGTATCTATGATAAATTTTTGAATTTGCATTACCAAGCTTATTGGAAGAGTGATCAATTCTATTTTAATGAGTTTAGATTAGCTAACAAAGATACCACACATAGCAGAGTTGAACAGGTAGATTATATTATAGGTTCAGGGCAGCATACCAATTCACATCTGTTAAACTCCAATGGCTATTTGTACCAAATGCCAATGACTTTCTATACTCAAAAGAAACACTGGGATCTGCCACCTGGATTTGAAAGTGGCAACAATACTCGTTTTAGTCGGAAGATTGGATTGGAGTGTATGAGCTGTCATAATGGATATCCCGATTTTGTAGTTGGCTCAGAAAATAAATATAGTAAGGTTCAAAATGGTATAGATTGCGAGCGCTGCCATGGTCCCGGAAGTATTCATGTAGAAAAGAAATCGGCCGGAGAAAAAATAGACACTTCTAAATATATAGATTACAGTATCGTAAATCCGGCTAAACTTCCAATTGATTTACAGTTTGATCTATGCCAACGATGTCATTTGCAAGGAAATGCAGTGCTTAAGGAAGGTAAATCATTTTATGACTTTAAGCCTGGTATGAAATTGTCTGAAGTGATGACCGTTTTTTTGCCAAGATATAACGATTCAGAAGAAAGTTTTATCATGGCGTCTCATGCTGATAGATTAAAGCAAAGCAAGTGTTTTTTGGCTAGTTCAGTTAATGCACAAACTAAAAACGAATTAAAGCCATATAAAAATGGATTGACATGTGTTACTTGTCATAACCCACATGTAAGCGTTAAGAAATTGAATTCAAATCATTTTAATGCAGTTTGCAGTAGTTGTCATAAATCTTCTTCCGCATGCGCAGAACTTGAATCTAAACGATTGGCAGTAAGTAACAATTGTGTTAGTTGCCACATGCCTAAATCTGGTTCTTCCGATATACCTCATGTTTCTATTACTGATCATTTTATTCGTAAGCCTTTAGACAAAAAGAAAATAGCTGAAATTAGAAAGTTTGTTCGGTTGGCCGCTATTAATCAAAAGAATCCTGATTCAATAACAATTGCAAAGGCATACCTCAATCAGTATGAAAAATTTGAACAAGAAAAATTCTACTTGGATTCTGCTAGCAATTATTTGAGTAATAATAATTATAGTAAGGAAAAGTTGCGTGAATTAATTAGGTATTATTTTTTCAAAGCAGATAATACTCAACTGGTTTCCTTTGCTGAGAAGAATAAATTATTGACTCAGTTCAATTCCAAATCATGGATGAATGATGATGCTTGGGCTTGCTATAGAGTAGGACAGGCATACCAGCAGCTTGGTAATACAGTGCAAGCATATAGTTATTATCAAAGAGCTATTGAGCTAGCACCTTTTATTTTAGATTTTAAAAATAAATATGCAACAACCTTAATTGCACTTGATAAAAGTAAAGAAGCGGAAACTATTCTACGTGATATTATAAAAGAAGATGGAAAGTATGCTGCTGCATATTGTAATTTGGGATATTTACTTTTGTTGCAAGGAAATAGTTTAGAGGCTGAGAAAAACTATAAAATAGCATTATCCTTAGATCCCAATTATGAGCAAGCATTATTAAATTTGGCAGGTTTATGTATTTATAAAAAAGATAACACTAAAGCATTGTATTATGTTAGAGAGGTCTTGAAGGTCAATCCGAATAATAATACAGCAAAAAGTATATTCCAACAACTTAATTAA
- a CDS encoding phosphosulfolactate synthase, with amino-acid sequence MNFNLKHIPERPIKPREEGVTMVMDKGLSIRAAEDLVESSGHLIDFIKLGFGTSFVTKNLEQKIKIYKDANIRVYFGGTLFEAFIIRNQFDEYQKALDKFKVDAAEVSDGSIEMDHGKKCEYISKLAKNRLVLSEVGSKEAGIIIHPSKWTSMMNAELEAGSWKVIAEARESGNVGIYRANGHAHTLLINKILAKVKKENILWEAPQKAQQVWFIKLLGANVNLGNIAPDDIIPLECLRLGLRGDTFFSFLPEKYKKIDS; translated from the coding sequence ATGAACTTTAATTTAAAACACATCCCCGAAAGACCTATAAAGCCAAGAGAAGAAGGCGTTACCATGGTTATGGATAAGGGACTAAGCATTCGTGCGGCAGAAGATTTGGTAGAATCATCGGGGCATTTAATCGACTTTATAAAGCTAGGATTTGGCACCTCTTTTGTAACAAAAAACTTAGAGCAAAAAATAAAAATTTATAAAGACGCTAACATTCGTGTGTATTTTGGCGGTACACTGTTCGAAGCATTTATTATTCGAAACCAATTTGACGAGTACCAAAAAGCACTTGACAAATTTAAAGTAGATGCTGCCGAAGTATCTGATGGCTCTATTGAAATGGATCACGGTAAAAAATGTGAATACATTTCGAAATTGGCAAAAAACAGATTGGTACTTTCTGAAGTTGGATCGAAAGAAGCTGGAATTATCATACACCCATCCAAATGGACGTCTATGATGAATGCCGAGCTAGAAGCAGGTTCTTGGAAAGTAATTGCAGAAGCCAGAGAAAGCGGAAACGTAGGTATATACAGAGCAAATGGACACGCTCACACGCTACTGATTAATAAGATTTTAGCGAAAGTAAAAAAGGAGAATATTCTGTGGGAAGCCCCTCAAAAAGCCCAACAAGTTTGGTTTATAAAACTGTTAGGGGCTAATGTAAATCTAGGAAACATTGCACCGGATGATATTATTCCGCTAGAATGCTTACGATTAGGACTGAGAGGAGATACGTTCTTCTCTTTTCTTCCTGAGAAATATAAAAAAATTGATAGTTAG